In Cupriavidus basilensis, one genomic interval encodes:
- the rpsT gene encoding 30S ribosomal protein S20 has translation MANSAQARKRARQAVAQNAHNSSLRSRLRTAVKAVRKAIEAGDKAAAAEIFKNSQSIIDAIADKKIVHKNKAARHKSRLSSAIKSMAA, from the coding sequence ATGGCAAATTCCGCACAAGCTCGCAAGCGCGCGCGCCAGGCCGTCGCCCAGAACGCCCACAACTCCAGCCTGCGTTCGCGTCTGCGTACCGCAGTGAAGGCTGTTCGCAAGGCGATCGAAGCCGGCGACAAGGCTGCTGCTGCCGAGATCTTCAAGAACTCGCAATCGATCATCGACGCTATCGCCGACAAGAAGATCGTGCACAAGAACAAGGCTGCACGCCACAAGTCGCGCCTGTCGTCGGCTATCAAGTCGATGGCTGCCTGA
- the mutL gene encoding DNA mismatch repair endonuclease MutL yields the protein MPAQAPHPAQPLRPIRPLPDQLISQIAAGEVVERPASVVKELLENALDAGATQLNLRLEEGGVRRIVIADNGCGIPADELPVALKRHATSKIASLDELEAVLTLGFRGEALASIASVSELTLTSRTASDTHATQVIADTGVVQPASGGVGTTVDVQHLYFNTPARRKFLKSEQTEFGHCLEMVRRAALARPDVTISVHHNGRPMEHWNAGDVATRTAQVLGADFANARLPLDEEAGSLHLYGFAGLPTASRGRPDQQFFFVNGRYVRDKLLTHAVRSAYQDVLHGDRFPSYVLCMDLPPEMVDVNVHPSKIEVRFRESRSVHQFVYHAVQRCLARQAGEQGDSLHTSVDAADPAAAEPIGGAGGFPGARSFGAGSGGSGGSGRSGGMGGGASPRPWVDYTAAARQTELGVAQPRQAYLGMVRDAIQPGGGFSRGPAYAPPAGPGATPPAWLADAQAARENDAPGLLDQLGRQELPEDEASPLGYAIAQLHGIYVLAQNARGLVLVDMHAAHERILYEQIKTALEARELAVQSLLIPVTLTASPVEIGTAEEHQETLTLLGFDIAQVSPTTLAIRAIPALLKQADTEALARDVLRDLQAFGGSRVLVERQNELLATLACHSAVRANRKLTLEEMNALLRQMEQTERADQCNHGRPTWVQLTVAELDRLFLRGQ from the coding sequence ATGCCTGCCCAAGCCCCGCACCCAGCCCAGCCGCTCCGTCCCATCCGCCCCCTGCCCGACCAGCTGATCAGCCAGATCGCGGCCGGCGAGGTGGTGGAGCGCCCCGCCTCCGTGGTCAAGGAACTGCTGGAGAACGCGCTGGACGCTGGCGCCACCCAGCTCAACCTCCGCCTGGAGGAAGGTGGCGTGCGCCGCATCGTGATTGCCGACAACGGCTGCGGCATTCCCGCCGATGAGCTGCCAGTCGCGCTCAAGCGCCACGCCACCAGCAAGATCGCCTCGCTGGACGAGCTCGAAGCGGTGCTGACGCTTGGCTTTCGCGGCGAAGCACTGGCCTCGATCGCCTCGGTGTCCGAGCTGACCCTGACCAGCCGCACCGCCAGCGATACCCACGCGACGCAGGTGATCGCCGATACCGGCGTGGTACAGCCCGCATCCGGCGGCGTGGGCACCACCGTCGACGTGCAGCACCTTTACTTCAACACGCCAGCGCGCAGAAAGTTCCTGAAATCCGAACAAACCGAGTTTGGCCACTGCCTGGAGATGGTGCGGCGCGCGGCGCTGGCGCGCCCGGACGTGACCATCTCGGTCCATCACAATGGCCGTCCGATGGAGCACTGGAACGCCGGCGACGTCGCCACGCGCACCGCCCAGGTGCTGGGCGCCGACTTCGCCAACGCCCGGCTGCCGCTGGATGAAGAGGCCGGCAGCTTGCACCTGTACGGCTTTGCCGGGCTGCCCACCGCCTCGCGCGGGCGCCCGGACCAGCAGTTCTTCTTCGTCAACGGCCGCTACGTGCGTGACAAGCTGCTGACCCACGCCGTGCGCAGTGCTTACCAGGACGTGCTGCACGGCGACCGCTTCCCCTCCTATGTGCTGTGCATGGACCTGCCGCCCGAGATGGTGGACGTGAACGTGCACCCGTCCAAGATCGAAGTGCGTTTCCGCGAATCGCGTTCGGTGCACCAGTTTGTCTACCACGCCGTGCAGCGTTGCCTGGCGCGGCAGGCCGGCGAGCAGGGCGACAGCCTGCATACGTCGGTCGACGCGGCCGATCCGGCGGCGGCCGAGCCAATTGGCGGCGCCGGCGGATTCCCGGGCGCGCGTAGCTTTGGCGCTGGCTCCGGTGGCTCCGGCGGATCGGGCAGAAGCGGCGGCATGGGCGGCGGCGCCAGCCCGCGCCCATGGGTCGACTACACTGCCGCCGCACGGCAGACCGAGCTCGGCGTGGCCCAGCCCCGGCAGGCCTACCTCGGCATGGTGCGCGACGCGATCCAGCCGGGCGGCGGGTTTTCACGCGGCCCCGCCTATGCCCCGCCGGCCGGCCCGGGCGCCACGCCCCCGGCCTGGCTGGCCGATGCGCAAGCCGCGCGGGAGAACGACGCGCCCGGCCTGCTGGACCAGCTGGGCCGCCAGGAACTTCCCGAAGACGAGGCCAGCCCGCTGGGCTATGCCATCGCGCAGTTGCACGGCATCTATGTGCTGGCGCAAAACGCGCGCGGCCTGGTGCTGGTGGATATGCATGCCGCCCACGAGCGCATCCTCTACGAGCAGATCAAGACCGCGCTCGAAGCGCGCGAGCTCGCGGTGCAGTCGCTGCTGATCCCGGTCACGCTCACAGCCAGCCCGGTGGAAATCGGCACGGCCGAAGAGCATCAGGAAACCCTCACCCTGCTCGGCTTCGACATCGCGCAGGTCTCGCCCACCACGCTGGCAATCCGCGCGATTCCCGCGCTGCTCAAGCAGGCCGACACCGAAGCCCTGGCGCGCGACGTGCTGCGCGACCTGCAAGCCTTCGGTGGCTCGCGCGTGCTGGTCGAGCGCCAGAACGAACTGCTGGCCACGCTGGCTTGCCACAGCGCGGTGCGCGCCAACCGCAAGCTCACGCTGGAAGAAATGAACGCGCTGCTGCGCCAGATGGAGCAGACCGAGCGCGCCGACCAGTGCAATCACGGCCGGCCCACCTGGGTGCAGCTGACCGTGGCGGAACTCGATCGCCTGTTCCTGCGCGGGCAGTAA
- a CDS encoding pyrimidine/purine nucleoside phosphorylase, with amino-acid sequence MSQFDNVSVVKKANLYFDGKCVSHTVLFPDGTRKTLGVIFPAALTFNTGAPEIMEINGGVCCVKLAGEDQWQTYGAGQQFNVPGDSSFDIEVTETLDYVCHFG; translated from the coding sequence GTGAGCCAGTTCGACAACGTATCCGTCGTCAAGAAAGCCAACCTGTACTTCGACGGCAAGTGCGTGAGCCACACCGTGCTGTTCCCGGACGGCACCCGCAAGACGCTGGGCGTGATCTTCCCCGCTGCGCTGACCTTCAACACCGGCGCCCCGGAGATCATGGAAATCAATGGCGGCGTGTGCTGTGTCAAGCTGGCTGGCGAAGACCAGTGGCAAACCTATGGCGCTGGCCAGCAGTTCAATGTGCCCGGCGACAGCAGCTTCGATATCGAAGTGACCGAAACGCTGGACTACGTCTGCCATTTCGGTTGA
- a CDS encoding argininosuccinate synthase encodes MSDIKKVVLAYSGGLDTSVILKWLQDTYQCEVVTFTADIGQGEELEPARQKALKFGIKPENIFIDDLREEFVRDFVFPMFRANAVYEGEYLLGTSIARPLIAKRQIEILRSTGADAVSHGATGKGNDQVRFELGYYGLEPGVKVIAPWREWDLLSREKLLAYAEKAGIEIDMKHKKGGAPYSMDANLLHISFEGRHLEDPKAEAEEDMWRWTVSPENAPDAAEYLDVEFEGGDIVGLNGKRMTPAEVLTELNRLGGKHGIGRLDLVENRYVGMKSRGCYETPGGTIILKAHRAIESITLDREVAHLKDDLMPRYASLIYNGYWWSPERRALQVLIDHTQAKVNGWVRVKLYKGNVIVVARDSKDTLFDKTIATFDDDGGAYNQADAGGFIKLNALRMRIAENARRQRGE; translated from the coding sequence ATGAGCGATATCAAGAAAGTCGTGCTCGCCTACTCCGGCGGGCTGGACACTTCGGTGATCCTGAAGTGGCTGCAAGACACCTATCAGTGCGAGGTGGTCACCTTTACCGCCGACATCGGCCAGGGCGAGGAACTCGAACCTGCCCGCCAGAAGGCGCTCAAGTTCGGCATCAAGCCGGAAAACATCTTCATCGACGACCTGCGCGAAGAGTTCGTGCGCGATTTCGTCTTCCCGATGTTCCGCGCCAACGCCGTCTATGAAGGCGAGTACCTGCTCGGCACCTCGATCGCGCGTCCGCTGATCGCCAAGCGCCAGATCGAGATCCTGCGCAGCACTGGCGCTGACGCCGTGTCGCACGGCGCCACCGGCAAGGGCAACGACCAGGTTCGCTTCGAGCTGGGTTACTACGGCCTCGAGCCGGGCGTGAAGGTCATCGCCCCGTGGCGCGAGTGGGACCTGCTGTCGCGCGAGAAGCTGCTGGCCTATGCTGAAAAGGCCGGCATCGAAATCGACATGAAGCACAAGAAGGGCGGCGCCCCGTACTCGATGGACGCCAACCTGCTGCACATCTCCTTCGAAGGCCGCCACCTGGAAGACCCCAAGGCCGAGGCCGAAGAAGACATGTGGCGCTGGACCGTGTCGCCGGAGAACGCACCGGACGCGGCCGAGTACCTGGACGTCGAGTTCGAGGGCGGCGACATCGTTGGCCTGAACGGCAAGCGCATGACCCCGGCTGAAGTGCTGACCGAGCTGAACCGCCTGGGCGGCAAGCACGGGATCGGCCGCCTCGACCTGGTGGAAAACCGCTACGTCGGCATGAAGAGCCGTGGCTGCTACGAAACCCCTGGCGGCACCATCATCCTGAAGGCCCACCGCGCTATCGAGTCGATCACGCTCGACCGCGAAGTGGCTCACCTGAAGGACGACCTGATGCCGCGCTACGCCAGCCTGATCTACAACGGCTACTGGTGGAGCCCGGAGCGCCGCGCGCTGCAAGTGCTGATCGACCACACCCAGGCCAAGGTCAACGGCTGGGTCCGCGTCAAGCTGTACAAGGGCAATGTGATCGTGGTCGCCCGCGACTCCAAGGACACGCTGTTCGACAAGACCATCGCGACCTTCGACGACGACGGCGGCGCCTACAACCAGGCCGACGCCGGCGGCTTCATCAAGCTGAACGCGCTGCGCATGCGCATCGCCGAAAACGCTCGCCGCCAGCGCGGCGAGTAA
- a CDS encoding DUF192 domain-containing protein, which yields MRPSLKNLLVSGCTLAAMATACAQSPASLPVRQLTAGMYAIKAEIAATPEARELGLMYRKTMPANEGMLFVFEEKAGHCFWMKNTDLPLSIAFLADDGSIVNIEDMAPQTEDNHCPRAAVRYALEMNKGWFAQKGLKAGAKIGGLPQAR from the coding sequence ATGCGTCCTTCGCTCAAGAACCTGCTCGTCAGCGGCTGCACCCTCGCCGCCATGGCCACCGCCTGTGCCCAGTCCCCGGCCAGCCTGCCGGTCAGGCAACTCACCGCTGGCATGTACGCGATCAAGGCGGAAATCGCCGCCACGCCGGAAGCCCGCGAGCTCGGCCTGATGTACCGCAAGACCATGCCCGCCAACGAGGGCATGCTGTTCGTGTTCGAAGAAAAAGCCGGACACTGCTTCTGGATGAAGAATACCGACCTGCCCCTGTCGATCGCCTTCCTGGCCGATGACGGGTCCATCGTCAATATCGAAGACATGGCGCCCCAGACCGAGGACAACCACTGCCCGCGCGCGGCCGTACGCTACGCGCTGGAGATGAACAAGGGCTGGTTTGCGCAGAAGGGCCTGAAGGCCGGCGCGAAGATCGGCGGCCTGCCGCAGGCGCGCTAA
- a CDS encoding VTT domain-containing protein yields MLLHVDKYLGTVIQNYGAWVYAILFAIVFAETGLVVLPFLPGDSLLFIAGAFCATHAMNEWALVGLLLVAAIGGNTVNYFVGSWVGPKVFDGHWRFLDQQALRKTHDFYERHGGKMLVMARFLPIVRTFAPFVAGVSQMTFAKFQLFNVIGAAAWVLGLVFAGYFFGNLPFIKQYLNLIVLAGIGAAVVPLVLGGLWKLVRGGKRRPS; encoded by the coding sequence ATGCTGCTGCACGTCGACAAATACCTAGGCACCGTCATCCAGAACTACGGCGCGTGGGTCTACGCCATCCTCTTCGCCATCGTGTTCGCGGAGACCGGGCTTGTGGTGCTGCCTTTTCTCCCGGGCGATTCCCTGTTGTTTATTGCCGGCGCCTTCTGCGCCACGCACGCCATGAATGAATGGGCGCTGGTCGGCCTGCTGCTGGTGGCGGCGATCGGCGGCAATACGGTCAACTACTTTGTCGGCAGCTGGGTCGGGCCGAAGGTGTTCGACGGCCATTGGCGCTTCCTGGACCAGCAGGCGCTGCGCAAGACCCACGATTTCTACGAGCGCCATGGCGGCAAGATGCTGGTGATGGCCCGTTTCCTGCCGATCGTGCGTACCTTCGCGCCGTTCGTGGCCGGCGTGTCGCAGATGACGTTTGCCAAGTTCCAGCTGTTCAACGTGATCGGCGCGGCGGCCTGGGTGCTGGGCCTGGTGTTTGCCGGCTACTTCTTCGGCAACCTGCCGTTCATCAAGCAGTACCTGAACCTGATCGTGCTGGCGGGCATCGGCGCGGCCGTGGTGCCGCTGGTGCTGGGCGGCCTGTGGAAGCTCGTGCGGGGCGGCAAGCGCCGTCCTTCCTGA
- a CDS encoding YajQ family cyclic di-GMP-binding protein — MPSFDVVCEANMIEVKNSVEQANKEITNRFDFKGSDSRVEHKENELTAFADDDFKLGQVKDVLISKMAKRNVDVRFLDYGKTERIGGDKVKQVITIKKGVTGDLSKKIVKMIKDSKIKVQASIQGDAVRVTGTKRDDLQSVIALLRKDVPEAPLDFNNFRD, encoded by the coding sequence ATGCCGTCGTTTGACGTAGTGTGCGAAGCGAACATGATCGAGGTGAAGAACTCGGTCGAGCAGGCCAACAAGGAAATCACGAACCGTTTTGACTTCAAGGGTTCGGATTCGCGGGTCGAGCACAAGGAGAACGAGCTCACCGCGTTCGCCGATGACGATTTCAAGCTCGGCCAGGTCAAGGATGTGCTGATCAGCAAGATGGCCAAGCGCAATGTCGACGTGCGCTTCCTCGACTACGGCAAGACCGAGCGCATCGGAGGCGACAAGGTCAAGCAGGTCATCACCATCAAGAAAGGCGTCACTGGCGACCTGTCGAAGAAGATCGTCAAGATGATCAAGGACAGCAAGATCAAGGTGCAGGCCAGCATCCAGGGTGACGCGGTGCGAGTCACGGGGACCAAGCGCGACGATCTCCAGAGCGTGATCGCGCTGCTGCGCAAGGACGTCCCCGAAGCGCCGCTGGACTTCAACAACTTCCGCGACTGA
- the murB gene encoding UDP-N-acetylmuramate dehydrogenase encodes MADFLEFYPLRRHNTFGFDVRARFAVHVRSEADLLAALADPRAQGLPLVVLGGGSNVVLTQDLDALVLLMEIPGYAVASADAAHLVTAGAGENWHALVCRTIADGLPGLENLALIPGTAGAAPIQNIGAYGVELRERFDSLRAFDRHRGEFVHLTLEQCRFAYRDSLFKREGRGRYIITAVTLRLPLPWQPVLGYAELARELAQDPAAHPTAERIRDAVIAIRSRKLPDPAQVGNAGSFFKNPVVGAEQRDALLVRYPNLVSHAQPDGSYKLAAGWLIDQCGFKGVSDGPVGVYGKQALVLVHHGGGTGQALLALAHRIADAVQVRFGVRIEPEPVVL; translated from the coding sequence ATGGCAGATTTCCTCGAATTTTATCCCCTGCGCCGCCACAATACATTCGGATTCGACGTGCGCGCGCGCTTTGCGGTGCATGTGCGCAGCGAAGCCGACCTGCTGGCCGCCCTGGCCGATCCCCGCGCGCAAGGCCTGCCGCTGGTGGTGCTCGGCGGCGGCAGCAATGTGGTCCTTACGCAGGACCTCGACGCGCTGGTACTGCTGATGGAGATTCCAGGCTACGCGGTGGCCTCGGCGGATGCCGCCCACCTGGTGACGGCAGGTGCCGGCGAGAACTGGCACGCGCTGGTCTGCCGCACGATCGCCGACGGCCTTCCGGGGCTGGAAAACCTGGCTCTGATCCCCGGCACCGCGGGCGCGGCGCCAATCCAGAACATCGGCGCCTACGGCGTGGAGCTGCGCGAGCGCTTCGACAGCCTGCGCGCGTTCGACCGCCATCGCGGCGAATTCGTCCACCTGACGCTGGAGCAATGCCGGTTCGCCTACCGGGACAGCCTGTTCAAGCGTGAGGGGCGGGGCCGCTACATCATCACTGCAGTCACCCTGCGCCTGCCGCTGCCGTGGCAGCCAGTGCTGGGCTATGCGGAACTGGCGCGCGAGCTGGCGCAAGATCCTGCGGCGCATCCCACGGCAGAGCGCATCCGCGACGCGGTGATCGCGATCCGCTCGCGCAAGCTGCCCGATCCGGCCCAGGTCGGCAATGCCGGCAGCTTCTTCAAGAACCCGGTGGTGGGCGCCGAACAGCGCGACGCGCTGCTGGTCCGGTATCCCAACCTGGTCAGCCATGCCCAGCCCGACGGCAGCTACAAGCTGGCAGCCGGCTGGCTGATCGACCAGTGTGGGTTCAAGGGGGTCAGCGACGGCCCGGTGGGCGTCTATGGCAAGCAGGCGCTGGTACTGGTGCACCACGGCGGCGGCACCGGGCAGGCGCTGCTGGCGCTGGCGCACCGCATCGCCGATGCGGTACAAGTCCGCTTCGGCGTGCGAATCGAACCCGAGCCGGTGGTGCTTTAA
- the argF gene encoding ornithine carbamoyltransferase: MSPTSIKHYLQFSDLTPDEYEYLLDRARILKTKFKNYETWHPLHDRTLSMIFEKNSTRTRLSFEAGIHQLGGHAVFLNTRDSQLGRGEPIEDAAQVISRMVDIIMIRTFGQEIIERFAAHSRVPVINGLTNEYHPCQVLADVFTYIEQRGSIRGKTVAWIGDANNMAYTWIQAAERLGFTFHFSAPPGYQLDPAMVPATAAHLVKVFDDPLTACQGADLVTTDVWTSMGYEAENDARKRAFQNWMVTTAMMDRAGDDALFMHCLPAHRGEEVEAAVIDGPKSVVWEEAENRLHVQKALMEYLLCGRY, from the coding sequence ATGAGCCCAACTTCGATCAAGCATTACCTCCAGTTCAGCGACCTGACTCCCGACGAGTACGAGTACCTGCTGGACCGCGCACGGATTCTGAAGACCAAGTTCAAGAACTACGAGACATGGCATCCGCTGCACGACCGCACGCTGTCCATGATCTTCGAGAAAAACTCGACTCGTACGCGCTTGTCGTTCGAGGCCGGCATCCACCAGCTCGGTGGCCATGCCGTCTTCCTCAACACCCGCGACTCCCAGCTGGGGCGCGGCGAGCCGATCGAGGATGCGGCGCAGGTGATCTCGCGCATGGTCGATATCATCATGATCCGCACCTTCGGCCAGGAAATCATCGAGCGTTTCGCCGCGCATTCGCGCGTGCCGGTGATCAACGGGCTGACCAACGAATACCATCCCTGCCAGGTGCTGGCCGATGTCTTCACGTACATCGAGCAGCGTGGCAGCATCCGCGGCAAGACCGTCGCATGGATCGGTGATGCCAACAATATGGCCTACACCTGGATCCAGGCGGCAGAGCGCCTCGGCTTCACGTTCCATTTCTCCGCGCCTCCCGGCTACCAGCTCGATCCGGCCATGGTGCCGGCAACGGCTGCGCATCTGGTCAAGGTGTTCGACGATCCGCTGACCGCCTGCCAGGGTGCCGACCTGGTCACCACCGACGTGTGGACCAGCATGGGCTATGAGGCCGAGAACGACGCGCGCAAGCGCGCCTTCCAGAACTGGATGGTGACTACCGCCATGATGGATCGCGCTGGCGACGATGCCCTGTTCATGCACTGCCTGCCTGCCCATCGCGGCGAGGAAGTCGAGGCCGCCGTGATCGACGGCCCCAAGAGCGTGGTCTGGGAAGAGGCTGAGAACCGCCTGCACGTGCAGAAGGCGCTGATGGAATACCTGCTCTGCGGGCGTTACTGA
- the murJ gene encoding murein biosynthesis integral membrane protein MurJ produces MNLLKALATISSLTMLSRITGLIREILIARAFGASDMTDAFNVAFRIPNLLRRIFGEGAFSQAFVPILGEYHSKRGETETRALIDAVATVMTWVLMGVSLLGVIGAPVVMMVVATGFRQHGGETYDAAVFMTRVMFPYIGLISLVALASGILNTWRRFAMPAFTPVLLNICLIVAALFVGPHMAQPIYAQAWGVLVGGILQLAVQIPALRRLGVMPRLRFNLRAAWAEPGVRRVMRQMAPALLAVSVAQISLIINTNIASRLAAGSVSYLTYADRLMEFPTALLGVALGTILLPSLSKASAEENRAEYSGLLDWGLRLTFLLAVPCAVGLFVFGAPLTAVLFNYGKFDAHAVEMTRQALVSYGIGLLGLILIKILAPGFYARQDIRTPVKIALLVLVITQLSNYVFVPRFGHAGLALSISFGATVNALLLFLGLRKRGFYSPAKGWWLFLAQLLTAVTLLAGMLLWFARNFDWVALGATPLLRIALLASCLVLAAVVYFGTLWLMGLRYSAFKRRAG; encoded by the coding sequence TTGAACCTGCTCAAAGCGCTCGCCACCATCAGCAGCCTGACGATGCTGTCGCGCATCACAGGCCTCATCCGCGAGATCCTGATCGCGCGTGCCTTCGGCGCCTCGGACATGACCGACGCCTTCAACGTGGCGTTCCGCATCCCCAACCTGCTGCGCCGGATCTTCGGCGAGGGCGCGTTCTCGCAAGCCTTCGTGCCAATCCTGGGTGAATACCACAGCAAGCGTGGCGAGACCGAGACCCGGGCGCTGATCGATGCCGTTGCCACGGTCATGACCTGGGTCCTGATGGGCGTCTCGCTGCTTGGCGTGATCGGCGCGCCGGTAGTCATGATGGTGGTCGCCACGGGCTTTCGCCAGCATGGCGGCGAAACCTATGACGCCGCGGTCTTCATGACGCGCGTGATGTTTCCCTATATCGGCTTGATCTCACTGGTGGCGCTGGCCTCGGGCATCCTGAACACCTGGCGCCGCTTTGCCATGCCGGCCTTCACCCCGGTGCTGCTCAACATCTGCCTGATCGTCGCCGCGCTGTTTGTCGGCCCGCATATGGCGCAGCCGATCTACGCGCAGGCCTGGGGCGTGCTGGTGGGCGGCATCCTGCAGCTGGCGGTGCAGATACCGGCGCTCCGGCGCCTGGGCGTGATGCCGCGCCTGCGCTTTAACCTGCGCGCGGCGTGGGCGGAGCCCGGCGTGCGCCGCGTCATGCGGCAGATGGCGCCGGCGCTGCTGGCGGTCTCGGTGGCCCAGATCAGCCTGATCATCAATACCAATATCGCCTCGCGCCTGGCCGCCGGCAGCGTGTCTTACCTGACCTATGCCGACCGCCTGATGGAATTCCCGACCGCGCTGCTGGGCGTGGCGCTGGGCACCATCTTGCTGCCGAGCCTGTCGAAAGCCAGCGCCGAGGAGAACCGGGCCGAATACTCCGGCCTGCTGGACTGGGGCCTGCGCCTGACATTCCTGCTGGCCGTGCCGTGCGCGGTCGGGCTGTTCGTGTTCGGCGCGCCGCTCACGGCGGTACTGTTCAACTATGGCAAGTTCGACGCCCATGCGGTGGAAATGACCCGCCAGGCGCTGGTCTCCTACGGCATCGGGCTGCTGGGACTGATCCTGATCAAGATCCTGGCGCCGGGCTTCTATGCCCGCCAGGACATCCGCACGCCGGTCAAGATCGCCCTGCTGGTGCTGGTGATCACGCAGTTGTCCAACTACGTGTTCGTGCCGCGCTTTGGCCATGCGGGCCTGGCGTTGTCGATCAGCTTCGGCGCCACCGTCAACGCGCTGCTGCTGTTCCTTGGCCTGCGCAAGCGCGGCTTTTACTCGCCGGCCAAGGGCTGGTGGTTGTTCCTGGCCCAGTTGCTGACCGCGGTAACGCTGCTGGCGGGCATGCTGTTGTGGTTCGCCCGCAACTTCGACTGGGTCGCCCTGGGTGCCACGCCATTGTTGCGTATCGCCCTGCTGGCCTCGTGCCTGGTACTTGCGGCAGTCGTCTACTTCGGTACACTGTGGCTCATGGGGCTGAGATACTCCGCTTTCAAGCGGAGAGCCGGCTAA
- a CDS encoding DUF3579 domain-containing protein codes for MNPTVREYFIQGITKEGKTFRPSDWAERLCGVMAQFRPEGDTGDPRITYSPYVRPVIAGGLKSVVVDARLRDIEPKALDFVLNFARDNNLQLVEACSLE; via the coding sequence ATGAATCCCACAGTTCGCGAATACTTTATCCAAGGCATCACCAAGGAAGGCAAGACCTTCCGCCCAAGCGACTGGGCTGAACGACTGTGCGGCGTGATGGCGCAATTCCGCCCCGAAGGCGACACCGGCGACCCCCGCATTACTTACTCGCCTTACGTGCGGCCAGTGATAGCCGGCGGATTGAAGAGCGTGGTGGTCGATGCGCGGCTGCGCGACATCGAGCCCAAAGCGCTCGACTTCGTGCTCAACTTCGCCCGCGACAACAACCTGCAACTGGTCGAAGCCTGCTCGCTGGAGTGA
- a CDS encoding SirB1 family protein, with the protein MTTTKVLEYFASLVADENGIPLTETVLSIAQDAYPDLDLQAELAALDMLAVRLKRRVAEGTPAIQRMRLLNHFFYRDLGFGANANDYYDPDNSYLNVVLKQRRGIPISLAVLYMELGQHIGLPLKGVSFPNHFLVRMSIPAGEVVVDPLTGETLSKEQLQEMLDPHLEREGIADPNEVPLGLFLQVASHREIVARMLRNLKSIYLQESRWQRLLAVQNRLVILLPGSIEEVRDRGLAYANLECFRPALADLEAYVMARPDAADTTQIRDRMPALRMMSRSVS; encoded by the coding sequence ATGACAACCACGAAAGTCCTGGAATACTTTGCCAGTCTCGTGGCAGACGAGAACGGTATCCCGCTGACAGAGACCGTGCTCTCGATCGCCCAGGACGCCTATCCGGACCTGGACCTGCAGGCAGAGCTCGCAGCGCTCGACATGCTCGCGGTACGCCTGAAACGCCGCGTCGCCGAAGGTACGCCGGCCATCCAGCGCATGCGCCTGCTCAATCATTTCTTCTACCGCGACCTGGGCTTCGGCGCCAACGCGAACGACTACTACGACCCCGACAATTCGTACCTGAACGTCGTGCTCAAGCAGCGGCGCGGCATCCCGATTTCGCTGGCGGTACTCTATATGGAGCTGGGCCAGCACATCGGGCTGCCGCTCAAGGGCGTGTCCTTCCCTAACCATTTCCTGGTGCGGATGTCGATTCCGGCCGGCGAAGTGGTGGTGGACCCGCTCACCGGCGAGACCTTGTCAAAGGAACAGTTGCAGGAGATGCTCGACCCGCACCTGGAGCGCGAGGGCATCGCGGATCCCAACGAGGTGCCGCTGGGCCTGTTCCTGCAGGTGGCCAGCCACCGCGAGATCGTGGCGCGCATGCTGCGCAATCTCAAGTCGATTTATCTGCAGGAGTCGCGCTGGCAGCGCTTGCTGGCGGTGCAGAACCGCCTGGTGATCCTGCTGCCCGGCTCGATCGAGGAGGTCCGCGACCGCGGGCTGGCGTATGCCAACCTGGAGTGCTTCCGCCCGGCGCTGGCCGACCTGGAAGCCTATGTGATGGCGCGCCCGGATGCGGCCGACACCACGCAGATCCGCGACCGCATGCCGGCGCTGCGCATGATGAGCCGCAGCGTCAGCTGA